The Miscanthus floridulus cultivar M001 chromosome 17, ASM1932011v1, whole genome shotgun sequence genome has a window encoding:
- the LOC136516967 gene encoding protein disulfide isomerase-like 2-1, with translation MASPQISRRALGLLLLLAAAAAVVSPATADEVVALTEADFEKEVGQDRGALVEFYAPWCGHCKKLAPEYEKLGASFKKAKSVLIAKVDCDEHKSLCSKYGVSGYPTIQWFPKGSLEPKNYEGERSVEALAEFVNSEAGTNVKIAAIPSSVVVLTPETFDSIVLDETKDVLVEFYAPWCGHCKHLAPVYEKLASVFKQDDGVVIANLDADKHTDLAEKYGVSGFPTLKFFPKGNKAGEDYDGGRDLDDFVKFINEKCGTSRDSKGQLNSEAGLVASLNPLVKEFLNAADDKRKEVLSKIEEDVAKLSGSAAKHGKIYVTAAKKIMDKGSDYTKKETERLHRLLEKSISPSKADEFIIKKNILSTFSS, from the exons ATGGCGTCCCCTCAGATCTCCCGCAGAGCCCtgggcctcctgctcctcctcgccgccgcggccgcggtcGTCTCGCCGGCCACCGCCGACGAGGTGGTGGCCCTGACGGAAGCCGACTTCGAGAAGGAGGTCGGCCAGGACCGCGGCGCCCTCGTCGAGTTCTACGCGCCATG GTGCGGCCACTGCAAAAAGCTTGCCCCCGAGTATGAAAAACTTGGCGCAAGCTTCAAGAAGGCTAAATCTGTATTAATAGCAAAG GTTGACTGCGATGAGCACAAGAGTTTGTGCAGCAAGTATGGAGTTTCTGGGTACCCCACAATTCAATGGTTCCCCAAAGGTTCCTTGGAGCCAAAGAA TTATGAGGGTGAACGTTCTGTGGAAGCCCTTGCAGAATTTGTTAACAGTGAAGCAG GTACCAATGTCAAGATAGCTGCCATTCCTTCAAGCGTCGTGGTTCTGACTCCAGAGACCTTTGACTCAATTGTCCTTGATGAAACCAAAGATGTTCTTGTTGAGTTCTATGCCCCATG GTGTGGTCACTGCAAGCATCTTGCTCCG GTTTATGAGAAGCTGGCTTCAGTTTTCAAGCAGGACGATGGTGTTGTGATCGCCAATCTTGATGCTGACAAGCACACTGACTTGGCTGAGAA GTATGGTGTTTCTGGTTTCCCCACATTGAAGTTCTTCCCTAAGGGAAACAAAGCTGGTGAAGATTATGATGGTGGCCGGGACTTGGATGACTTTGTCAAGTTTATTAATGAGAAGTGTGGCACCAGCCGGGATTCAAAGGGCCAACTGAATTCAGAG GCTGGGCTTGTGGCAAGCTTGAATCCTCTTGTGAAAGAGTTTCTCAATGCTGCTGATGACAAACGGAAGGAAGTCCTCTCTAAAATAGAAGAGGATGTTGCTAAGCTCAGCGGTTCTGCTGCCAA GCACGGAAAGATATATGTGACAGCTGCAAAGAAGATTATGGACAAGGGCTCTGACTACACTAAGAAGGAGACTGAGAGGCTTCACCGCTTGCTGGAGAAG TCGATCAGTCCTTCCAAAGCTGATGAGTTTATCATTAAGAAGAACATTCTTTCGACATTCTCTTCTTGA
- the LOC136516968 gene encoding uncharacterized protein isoform X2: MAGGSGEAAMSPPSSGGSGSGGGKRGRDPEEDVYVDNLHSHKRYLSEIMASSLNGLSVGDSLPDNIMESPARDEILSQYSPMSEDSDDYRCYDTQLNPSGNHHDVMISPSTSPMSSPHRHQRPQSPLLPSNPYPLPSCSLSSVVCSHARRGSDNEGRFPSSPNDMCHGADLRRTALLRSVQMRVQGPHSYDLSFGMRQGQEHVHEHEDEHEHEHLEDLERTERSSSCNKSIVDEITYQRPDHDFGRPEHEIDYINCTSDDCPSDLKFKQEDKSHSKFDTRMDKNT; this comes from the exons ATGGCGGGCGGAAGCGGCGAGGCGGCGATGTCTCCGCCGTCCTCCGGCGGCAGCGGAAGCGGCGGCGGGAAGCGCGGGCGGGACCCGGAGGAGGACGTGTACGTGGACAATCTCCACTCGCACAAGCGGTACCTCAGCGAG ATAATGGCGTCCAGTCTGAATGGACTGTCTGTCGGGGATTCACTGCCTGACAACATCATGGAGTCCCCTGCAAG GGATGAGATATTATCCCAATACTCGCCAATGTCAGAAGACTCGGATGATTACCGGTGCTATGACACACAATTAAACCCCAGTGGGAATCATCATGATGTGATGATCAGCCCTTCAACTAGTCCAATGTCATCTCCTCACCGACACCAGAGACCACAATCTCCTTTGTTACCTTCAAACCCATACCCTCTCCCAAGCTGCTCCCTTTCATCAGTAGTCTGCTCTCATGCTCGGCGTGGCTCCGATAATGAAGGCCGGTTCCCATCCTCACCGAATGACATGTGCCATGGGGCAGATTTGAGGCGAACAGCACTACTGAGGTCAGTGCAAATGAGGGTGCAGGGACCCCATTCGTACGACCTATCATTTGGCATGAGACAAGGACAAGAACATGTACATGAGCATGAAGATGAACATGAGCATGAACATCTAGAGGATTTGGAAAGGACAGAAAGATCATCATCTTGCAATAAGTCAATCGTTGACGAAATCACGTACCAGCGACCTGACCATGATTTTGGTCGACCAGAGCATGAGATAGATTACATCAACTGCACATCAGATGATTGTCCAAGTGACCTAAAATTTAAGCAAGAAGATAAGAGCCATAGTAAATTTGATACCCGTATGGACAAAAATACATAG
- the LOC136516968 gene encoding uncharacterized protein isoform X1, with the protein MAGGSGEAAMSPPSSGGSGSGGGKRGRDPEEDVYVDNLHSHKRYLSEIMASSLNGLSVGDSLPDNIMESPARSETASCFRDEILSQYSPMSEDSDDYRCYDTQLNPSGNHHDVMISPSTSPMSSPHRHQRPQSPLLPSNPYPLPSCSLSSVVCSHARRGSDNEGRFPSSPNDMCHGADLRRTALLRSVQMRVQGPHSYDLSFGMRQGQEHVHEHEDEHEHEHLEDLERTERSSSCNKSIVDEITYQRPDHDFGRPEHEIDYINCTSDDCPSDLKFKQEDKSHSKFDTRMDKNT; encoded by the exons ATGGCGGGCGGAAGCGGCGAGGCGGCGATGTCTCCGCCGTCCTCCGGCGGCAGCGGAAGCGGCGGCGGGAAGCGCGGGCGGGACCCGGAGGAGGACGTGTACGTGGACAATCTCCACTCGCACAAGCGGTACCTCAGCGAG ATAATGGCGTCCAGTCTGAATGGACTGTCTGTCGGGGATTCACTGCCTGACAACATCATGGAGTCCCCTGCAAGGTCAGAGACTGCTTCCTGCTTCAG GGATGAGATATTATCCCAATACTCGCCAATGTCAGAAGACTCGGATGATTACCGGTGCTATGACACACAATTAAACCCCAGTGGGAATCATCATGATGTGATGATCAGCCCTTCAACTAGTCCAATGTCATCTCCTCACCGACACCAGAGACCACAATCTCCTTTGTTACCTTCAAACCCATACCCTCTCCCAAGCTGCTCCCTTTCATCAGTAGTCTGCTCTCATGCTCGGCGTGGCTCCGATAATGAAGGCCGGTTCCCATCCTCACCGAATGACATGTGCCATGGGGCAGATTTGAGGCGAACAGCACTACTGAGGTCAGTGCAAATGAGGGTGCAGGGACCCCATTCGTACGACCTATCATTTGGCATGAGACAAGGACAAGAACATGTACATGAGCATGAAGATGAACATGAGCATGAACATCTAGAGGATTTGGAAAGGACAGAAAGATCATCATCTTGCAATAAGTCAATCGTTGACGAAATCACGTACCAGCGACCTGACCATGATTTTGGTCGACCAGAGCATGAGATAGATTACATCAACTGCACATCAGATGATTGTCCAAGTGACCTAAAATTTAAGCAAGAAGATAAGAGCCATAGTAAATTTGATACCCGTATGGACAAAAATACATAG